Proteins from a genomic interval of Geodermatophilus obscurus DSM 43160:
- a CDS encoding (2Fe-2S)-binding protein: MRVTTTVNGTERTADDVWPGESLLHLLRERLGLPGAKNACEQGECGSCTVYLDGEPVCACLVAAGQAIGREVTTVEGLAAGQALHPVQEAFVEAGAVQCGFCTPGLVVAAHDLLARVPEPSDPEIREALAGNLCRCTGYEKILDAVRLATRRQAAR, encoded by the coding sequence ATGCGCGTCACCACCACCGTGAACGGCACCGAGCGCACTGCGGACGACGTCTGGCCGGGGGAGAGCCTGCTGCACCTGCTCCGCGAGCGGCTGGGCCTGCCCGGCGCCAAGAACGCCTGCGAGCAGGGGGAGTGCGGCTCCTGCACCGTCTACCTCGACGGCGAGCCGGTGTGCGCCTGCCTCGTCGCCGCCGGGCAGGCGATCGGCCGCGAGGTCACCACCGTCGAGGGGCTGGCTGCCGGGCAGGCGCTGCACCCGGTGCAGGAGGCCTTCGTCGAGGCCGGCGCCGTCCAGTGCGGCTTCTGCACCCCGGGGCTGGTGGTTGCCGCGCACGACCTGCTGGCCCGGGTTCCCGAGCCGTCGGACCCGGAGATCCGCGAGGCGCTGGCCGGCAACCTGTGCCGCTGCACCGGCTACGAGAAGATCCTCGACGCGGTCCGGCTGGCCACGCGGCGGCAGGCGGCCCGATGA
- a CDS encoding FAD binding domain-containing protein — translation MDFLQPSSWDDALAVRAERPDALPIAGGTDVMVELNFDRRRPGALLDLTRIGELREWSVEDGTVRLGAGVPYARVITELGDRLPGLAMAARTVGSPQIRVRGTVGGNLGSASPAGDAHPPLLAAGAEVEVASAARGTRRIPVAEFFTGVKRNALEPDELIAAVHVRTARGPQQFCKVGTRNAMVISVSAFALALHPDRQAVGTGIGSAAPTPRRAAEAEEFLAGELDWATRGPLPESLARAFGERVAAAASPIDDVRGTAAYRRHSLAVLARRAVTWAWDDLRRAA, via the coding sequence ATGGACTTCCTGCAGCCGTCGTCGTGGGACGACGCGCTCGCGGTCCGGGCCGAGCGGCCCGACGCGCTGCCGATCGCCGGCGGCACCGACGTGATGGTCGAGCTGAACTTCGACCGCCGCCGACCCGGGGCACTGCTCGACCTCACGCGGATCGGCGAGCTGCGCGAGTGGTCGGTCGAGGACGGCACGGTCCGGCTGGGCGCCGGCGTCCCCTACGCCCGGGTGATCACCGAGCTCGGCGACCGGCTGCCCGGGCTGGCGATGGCCGCACGCACCGTCGGCTCGCCGCAGATCCGGGTCCGCGGCACGGTGGGCGGCAACCTCGGGTCGGCGTCCCCGGCCGGTGACGCGCACCCGCCGCTGCTCGCGGCCGGCGCCGAGGTGGAGGTGGCCTCCGCGGCCCGCGGCACCCGCCGGATCCCGGTCGCCGAGTTCTTCACCGGCGTGAAGCGCAACGCCCTCGAGCCCGACGAGCTGATCGCCGCCGTGCACGTGCGCACCGCGCGAGGGCCGCAGCAGTTCTGCAAGGTGGGCACCCGCAACGCCATGGTCATCTCGGTGTCGGCGTTCGCCCTCGCGCTGCACCCCGACCGGCAGGCCGTGGGCACCGGCATCGGGTCGGCCGCGCCCACCCCGCGCCGCGCCGCCGAGGCCGAGGAGTTCCTCGCCGGCGAGCTGGACTGGGCCACCCGGGGTCCGCTGCCGGAGAGCCTGGCGCGGGCCTTCGGCGAGCGGGTGGCCGCGGCGGCCTCACCGATCGACGACGTCCGGGGGACGGCGGCCTACCGGCGGCACTCGCTGGCCGTGCTGGCCCGCCGCGCCGTCACCTGGGCCTGGGACGACCTGAGGAGGGCCGCCTGA
- a CDS encoding bifunctional metallophosphatase/5'-nucleotidase has product MRPTVLRRTTVAAAVTTTLAGLTVAAALPAAAEPQHPSGPGPVDVQLLALNDFHGALEPPSGSGGRVQTGPDPDGGGAATAPTVDAGGAEYLDTQLAALAEEQRKDNTITVAAGDLIGASPLLSAAFHDEPTIEALGLAGLDYASVGNHEFDEGSAELLRIQDGGCHPVDGCVDGTPYEGAAFQYLSANAFVTETGEPLLPPYAVHRVQGVEIGFIGMTLEGTGQIVSQQGVAGLEFADEVATADRYAAELQAQGVEAIVVLLHEGGTQSGPEAWDVDGCAGLTGPIVDIATGMSDAIDVVVSGHTHQAYNCLLDGKVVTSAGSNGRLVTDIDLQLDGRTGDVIHETATADNVVVERTVAADPEQTALIARYREVLGPIAAEVVGSVAVDLTRAQEDPLDGAESTLGNVIADAQFAATDDEQGAVAAFMNPGGVRADLAAGEVTYEEAFTVQPFANNLVTLDLTGAQLNCLLEQQYQVGRVLYVSDGVRYQVDPAGTPAAAGADPCTGTRVPDASLQIGGAPVTADETYRVTVNNFLAGGGDGFSVLTGGTNPVTGAIDLDAFTAYLGADSPVPAPALDRITRVG; this is encoded by the coding sequence ATGCGACCCACCGTCCTCCGCCGCACGACCGTCGCGGCCGCCGTGACGACCACGCTCGCCGGGCTGACCGTGGCCGCGGCCCTGCCCGCCGCTGCCGAGCCGCAGCACCCCTCCGGTCCGGGACCGGTCGACGTGCAACTGCTGGCCCTCAACGACTTCCACGGTGCCCTGGAGCCGCCGAGCGGCTCCGGCGGGCGGGTCCAGACCGGCCCCGACCCCGACGGTGGCGGGGCTGCGACCGCGCCCACCGTCGATGCCGGCGGGGCGGAGTACCTGGACACCCAGCTGGCCGCCCTGGCCGAGGAGCAGCGGAAGGACAACACGATCACCGTCGCCGCCGGTGACCTGATCGGCGCCTCGCCGCTGCTGTCCGCGGCGTTCCACGACGAGCCGACCATCGAGGCGCTCGGCCTGGCCGGCCTGGACTACGCCAGCGTCGGCAACCACGAGTTCGACGAGGGCTCGGCCGAGCTGCTGCGCATCCAGGACGGCGGCTGCCACCCCGTCGACGGCTGCGTCGACGGCACGCCGTACGAGGGGGCGGCCTTCCAGTACCTGTCGGCCAACGCCTTCGTCACCGAGACCGGTGAGCCACTGCTGCCGCCCTACGCCGTCCACCGGGTGCAGGGGGTGGAGATCGGGTTCATCGGGATGACCCTGGAGGGCACCGGTCAGATCGTCAGCCAGCAGGGCGTGGCCGGGCTGGAGTTCGCCGACGAGGTCGCGACCGCTGACCGCTACGCGGCGGAGCTGCAGGCCCAGGGCGTCGAGGCGATCGTCGTCCTGCTGCACGAGGGCGGCACCCAGAGCGGACCGGAGGCGTGGGACGTCGACGGGTGTGCCGGCCTCACCGGGCCGATCGTCGACATCGCCACCGGGATGTCCGACGCGATCGACGTCGTGGTCAGCGGGCACACCCACCAGGCCTACAACTGCCTGCTCGACGGGAAGGTCGTCACCAGCGCCGGCTCCAACGGCCGCCTGGTCACCGACATCGACCTGCAGCTGGACGGGCGCACCGGTGACGTGATCCACGAGACGGCGACCGCCGACAACGTGGTCGTCGAGCGCACCGTGGCCGCCGACCCGGAGCAGACCGCGCTCATCGCCCGCTACCGCGAGGTGCTCGGCCCGATCGCCGCCGAGGTCGTCGGTTCGGTCGCCGTCGACCTCACCCGCGCCCAGGAGGACCCGCTCGACGGCGCGGAGTCGACCCTGGGCAACGTCATCGCCGACGCCCAGTTCGCCGCCACCGACGACGAGCAGGGTGCGGTCGCGGCGTTCATGAACCCCGGCGGTGTGCGCGCCGACCTGGCTGCCGGCGAGGTGACCTACGAGGAGGCGTTCACCGTCCAGCCGTTCGCCAACAACCTGGTGACCCTCGACCTCACGGGAGCCCAGCTCAACTGCCTGCTCGAGCAGCAGTACCAGGTGGGACGGGTGCTGTACGTCTCGGACGGCGTCCGGTACCAGGTCGACCCCGCCGGCACGCCCGCGGCGGCCGGTGCGGACCCCTGCACCGGCACCCGCGTCCCCGACGCGTCGCTGCAGATCGGCGGCGCGCCGGTGACGGCCGACGAGACGTACCGGGTCACGGTGAACAACTTCCTGGCCGGTGGCGGTGACGGGTTCTCCGTGCTGACCGGGGGCACGAACCCCGTGACCGGGGCGATCGACCTCGACGCGTTCACCGCCTACCTCGGCGCCGACTCGCCGGTCCCGGCCCCGGCGCTGGACCGCATCACCCGGGTCGGCTGA
- a CDS encoding SDR family oxidoreductase, which produces MDSSSAGRVVLVTGGSAGIGRSTVTRLARDGARVVTCARGGDRLERAVAGLPGVSTVVADVADAVDRARLLDRVLDEHGRLDAVVLNAGLGWAGLVEDMPGDAVERLIGLNLTGVVELTRIALPHLLDTAAQRGRADVVTVASAAAWSQVPPLTVYSATKAGVHGFVKGLRREVTARGVRVHTVNPGPVSTEWLARGHGSPPASDADARGRLSPGVRPDRVAGQIAGCLTSPWSRTVAVPRWMGLARLGEVPPVNRVLDLVLSRQADRIRRVAARMVEQRTG; this is translated from the coding sequence ATGGACTCCAGCTCCGCGGGCCGCGTCGTCCTCGTCACCGGCGGCAGCGCCGGCATCGGCCGCAGCACCGTCACCCGGCTCGCCCGCGACGGCGCGCGGGTGGTGACGTGCGCCCGCGGCGGCGACCGGCTCGAGCGCGCCGTCGCCGGGCTGCCCGGGGTCAGCACGGTGGTGGCCGACGTCGCCGACGCGGTCGACCGGGCACGACTGCTCGACCGCGTCCTCGACGAGCACGGCCGGCTCGACGCCGTCGTCCTCAACGCGGGCCTCGGCTGGGCCGGGCTGGTCGAGGACATGCCCGGCGACGCCGTGGAGCGGCTGATCGGGCTCAACCTGACCGGCGTCGTGGAGCTCACCCGGATCGCGCTGCCGCACCTGCTCGACACGGCGGCGCAGCGGGGACGGGCCGACGTCGTGACCGTCGCCTCGGCCGCGGCGTGGTCGCAGGTGCCGCCGCTGACCGTCTACTCGGCGACGAAGGCCGGGGTGCACGGCTTCGTCAAGGGGCTGCGGCGGGAGGTGACCGCCCGCGGCGTGCGGGTGCACACGGTCAACCCCGGGCCGGTGTCGACCGAGTGGCTGGCCCGCGGGCACGGCTCTCCACCGGCGTCGGACGCCGACGCCCGCGGCCGGCTCTCCCCGGGCGTGCGCCCCGACCGGGTGGCCGGCCAGATCGCCGGCTGCCTGACCTCGCCGTGGTCGCGCACGGTCGCCGTCCCCCGGTGGATGGGCCTGGCCCGGCTGGGCGAGGTGCCGCCGGTGAACCGGGTGCTGGACCTGGTGCTCTCCCGGCAGGCCGACCGGATCCGCCGGGTCGCCGCCCGGATGGTGGAGCAGCGCACCGGCTGA
- a CDS encoding iron-containing redox enzyme family protein, with amino-acid sequence MRLPEPGGSLTHALCTDLSTGTLSPATVQLAERTAAASTDPLTDEDLQLALAICYELHYRGFDGVAEDWEWDPDLLRLRAHLERVHVAALRELVGELEVTDEPVDRQLTALIAADDGPSLSRYMARTGSLQQWREYLTLRSVYHLKEGDPHTFAVPRLSGRTKAAMVEIQADEYGGGSPARMHSELFAGMMRDLGLDAGYGALWDDAPAVAFASVNTMSLFGLHRRRRGAALGHLACVEMTSSEPSRRYSAGLRRLGFDESTTVFYDEHVEADAVHEQIASVDMCGSLVAGEPALTDDVLFGAACSLAMDGLVARHLLGAWEAGRSALREARPIAA; translated from the coding sequence ATGCGCCTGCCCGAGCCAGGGGGCTCCCTCACCCACGCCCTGTGCACCGACCTCAGCACCGGCACCCTGTCCCCCGCGACCGTCCAGCTCGCGGAACGGACGGCGGCCGCCTCGACCGACCCGCTGACCGACGAGGACCTCCAGCTGGCCCTCGCGATCTGCTACGAGCTGCACTACCGCGGCTTCGACGGCGTCGCCGAGGACTGGGAGTGGGACCCGGACCTGCTGCGGCTGCGCGCGCACCTGGAGCGGGTGCACGTCGCGGCGCTGCGCGAGCTGGTCGGGGAACTCGAGGTCACCGACGAGCCGGTCGACCGGCAGCTCACCGCCCTCATCGCGGCCGACGACGGCCCCTCGCTGTCGCGGTACATGGCCCGCACCGGCTCGCTGCAGCAGTGGCGGGAGTACCTCACGCTGCGCTCGGTGTACCACCTCAAGGAGGGCGATCCGCACACCTTCGCCGTCCCCCGGCTGTCGGGGCGCACCAAGGCGGCGATGGTGGAGATCCAGGCCGACGAGTACGGCGGCGGCTCCCCCGCCCGGATGCACAGCGAGCTGTTCGCCGGCATGATGCGCGACCTCGGTCTCGACGCCGGCTACGGCGCGCTGTGGGACGACGCCCCCGCCGTCGCGTTCGCCTCGGTGAACACCATGTCGCTGTTCGGGCTGCACCGGCGCCGGCGCGGCGCGGCGCTGGGGCACCTGGCCTGCGTGGAGATGACCTCCTCCGAGCCGTCGCGCCGCTACTCGGCCGGGCTGCGCCGGCTGGGCTTCGACGAGTCGACGACGGTCTTCTACGACGAGCACGTCGAGGCCGACGCGGTCCACGAGCAGATCGCCTCGGTGGACATGTGCGGTTCCCTGGTCGCCGGCGAGCCCGCGCTCACCGACGACGTCCTCTTCGGCGCGGCCTGCTCGCTGGCGATGGACGGCCTGGTCGCGCGCCACCTGCTGGGCGCCTGGGAGGCGGGTCGGTCGGCCCTGCGTGAGGCCCGCCCCATCGCCGCCTGA
- a CDS encoding methyl-accepting chemotaxis protein yields the protein MRFRTTRSAVPPAASGPPPRDSEALEHVLAALDGGVTGEADAHRQVVRALGEALELPYAAVWLVEPSGDLRLDGEFGRLAPDLAAAWRGGPTLPARSDVVRQAVAGRVAVSSADGGPEAARRRDTAAALGAPEGAWLPVFSGDRLVALQEFYAGFPLPFLGARGQKWTSLSRVAAHARQGAVATVALREAVDDRVAVAEVARTLGRAQDARSAVQAALDTVRTAFGWAYGSFWERDEDEDVLRFGVESGSAGEEFRRVTLAASFAEGVGLSGRAWRARDLVSVRDLAEVTDCVRAPAARRAGVRSGVCFPITADGRVIGTMDFFVTETIDLSESRASALRNVQQLVSQRIEVLRRAEQDAVNARALLDTVALLREAAADAGRVAESAVAKASAMTAEVEALSQASASVSDVIRIISSIADQTNLLALNATIEAARAGELGRGFAVVAGEVKDLARETAAATQRVSTQITGIQTSTDSVSAGIRATSEVIGQLDAVQARIGAALEQQERMATAFEGR from the coding sequence ATGAGGTTCCGCACCACCCGTTCCGCGGTGCCACCCGCAGCGTCCGGGCCGCCACCCCGGGACAGCGAGGCGCTGGAACACGTGCTCGCTGCGCTCGACGGCGGCGTGACCGGGGAGGCCGACGCCCACCGCCAGGTGGTCCGGGCGCTCGGCGAGGCGCTCGAGCTGCCCTATGCGGCGGTGTGGCTGGTCGAGCCGTCCGGCGACCTGCGCCTCGACGGCGAGTTCGGGCGGCTCGCCCCCGACCTCGCCGCGGCCTGGCGCGGCGGACCGACGCTGCCCGCCAGGTCGGACGTGGTACGGCAGGCGGTCGCCGGGCGGGTGGCGGTCTCCAGTGCGGACGGCGGGCCCGAGGCGGCTCGGCGCCGGGACACCGCGGCGGCCCTCGGCGCGCCGGAGGGAGCCTGGCTGCCGGTGTTCTCCGGTGACCGGCTGGTAGCCCTCCAGGAGTTCTACGCCGGGTTCCCGCTGCCCTTCCTCGGTGCCCGCGGCCAGAAGTGGACGTCGCTGAGCCGCGTCGCCGCCCATGCGCGGCAGGGTGCCGTCGCGACGGTGGCGCTCCGCGAGGCCGTCGACGACCGGGTCGCCGTCGCCGAGGTCGCCAGGACCCTCGGGCGTGCGCAGGACGCGCGGTCGGCGGTGCAGGCCGCGCTGGACACCGTCCGCACCGCGTTCGGCTGGGCCTACGGCTCCTTCTGGGAGCGCGACGAGGACGAGGACGTGCTGCGGTTCGGTGTCGAGTCCGGCTCGGCCGGCGAGGAGTTCCGCCGGGTGACCCTGGCCGCCAGCTTCGCCGAGGGCGTCGGCCTCTCCGGTCGCGCCTGGCGCGCCCGGGACCTGGTCTCCGTCCGGGACCTCGCGGAGGTCACCGACTGCGTCCGTGCCCCGGCTGCGCGGCGCGCCGGCGTCCGCTCCGGCGTCTGTTTCCCGATCACCGCCGACGGCAGGGTGATCGGGACGATGGACTTCTTCGTCACCGAGACCATCGACCTCTCCGAGTCCCGCGCCTCGGCGCTGCGCAACGTCCAGCAGCTGGTCTCGCAGCGCATCGAGGTGCTGCGGCGCGCGGAGCAGGACGCCGTGAACGCGCGGGCCCTGCTCGACACCGTCGCTCTGCTGCGCGAGGCCGCCGCGGACGCCGGCCGCGTCGCCGAGAGCGCCGTCGCCAAGGCCTCGGCGATGACCGCCGAGGTCGAGGCGCTGAGCCAGGCGTCGGCATCGGTGAGCGACGTCATCCGGATCATCTCGTCGATCGCCGACCAGACCAATCTCCTGGCGCTCAACGCGACGATCGAGGCGGCTCGCGCCGGGGAGCTGGGCCGCGGCTTCGCCGTCGTCGCCGGCGAGGTGAAGGACCTGGCCCGGGAGACCGCTGCGGCGACCCAACGCGTGTCGACGCAGATCACCGGGATCCAGACGAGCACCGACTCGGTGTCGGCCGGCATCCGCGCCACCAGCGAGGTCATCGGCCAGCTCGACGCGGTCCAGGCGCGGATCGGTGCGGCGCTCGAGCAGCAGGAGCGGATGGCCACCGCGTTCGAGGGGCGCTGA
- a CDS encoding CDGSH iron-sulfur domain-containing protein, with protein MPHPRPAASEPREDPAPSSEGGATITPYRDGPLIVRGDFRLLDQDGVEIDPGRGTIALCRCGKSGIKPFCDGSHKRAGFSAPSAPSRPRPAARIAGEAGHEDAP; from the coding sequence GTGCCGCACCCCCGCCCCGCCGCCTCCGAGCCCCGCGAGGACCCCGCCCCGTCGTCCGAGGGCGGCGCCACCATCACCCCGTACCGGGACGGTCCGCTGATCGTGCGCGGCGACTTCCGGCTGCTCGACCAGGACGGCGTGGAGATCGACCCCGGCCGCGGGACGATCGCGCTGTGCCGGTGCGGCAAGTCCGGCATCAAGCCGTTCTGCGACGGGTCGCACAAGCGGGCCGGGTTCTCCGCCCCGAGTGCGCCCAGCCGCCCGCGACCGGCCGCGCGCATCGCGGGCGAGGCCGGGCACGAGGACGCCCCGTAG
- a CDS encoding bifunctional [glutamine synthetase] adenylyltransferase/[glutamine synthetase]-adenylyl-L-tyrosine phosphorylase, protein MTTSSAPEIPRRAVVRLVRFGFLDGERAARLLSEPEMGLWDLERNEPADPEAGPVVSALARTGDPDLAVRSLRRLIEALDAADPSGGSAAALLARLRGSALLRSRLLGVLGASSGLADHLAAHPGDWTVLDGDGDGDGRGPTRPTPQALERQMLVAVGADPDDPPWGVRLGRGAPDADPQRAADLRLAYRRAILSVAGRDLGEGLAAEDVAAELADIAAAVLTAGLAVAVAEQPADAAACRLAVIALGKTGGRELNYVSDVDVVFVAEPVDPSEADTAPALRSATRVAAALMRICHEAAWEVDAALRPEGKAGALVRTLANHAAYYRSWASTWEFQALLKMRPVAGDPDLGRQYVEELFPLVWQAGERPGFVGEVQAMRRRVLDNIPPAQAERELKLGRGGLRDVEFAVQLLQLVHGRVDVRLRVGGTLPALHALRAGGYVGRDDADTLIASYRFLRTVEHRLQLLRLRRTHLLPTDEQQLRWLARSLGYKPDHRGDAVAVLDAELSLHTREVRRLHEKLFYRPLLSAVAKVPPEAAQLGSKAAGDWLRALGFADPDGALRHMAALTGGVSRSASMQKYLLPVVLQTLADCADPDAGLLAYRKVSEALGGNQWYLRLLRDEGQVAERLAALLGSSQYVAALLTRTPEALRILADDDELRPRTAAALAAAWRQAAGRAADPGAGIRVLRGLRRHELLRVAAADLLGMLDVGQVGRGLTDIAVAMLQVGLDVAVRAHAAETGTAPGDLPTDLAVIGMGRLGGGEMAYGSDADVLFVHRPRPGAEDGQATAAANAVAHTLRRLLGEPAPDPAFELDADLRPEGRQGALVRSLDSYREYYDRWMSVWEVQALLRAVPVAGDEALGAAFVELVDPIRYPAGGVSADQVAEIRRIKARVERERLPRGADPTTHTKLGRGGLADVEWTAQLLQLEHAGEHPELRVTSTVAALTALREAGLLDDDQAEALQRAWELASRARNAVFLVRGRPSDQLPRPGAELAGVARASGYGPDADPGQFLDDYRRATRHARGVVEQVFYGQPGS, encoded by the coding sequence GTGACCACCAGCAGCGCGCCGGAGATCCCGCGCCGAGCCGTCGTCCGGCTGGTCCGGTTCGGGTTCCTCGACGGCGAGCGGGCCGCCCGCCTGCTGTCCGAGCCGGAGATGGGGCTGTGGGACCTCGAGCGCAACGAGCCCGCCGACCCCGAGGCCGGCCCGGTCGTCTCCGCGCTGGCCCGCACCGGTGACCCCGACCTCGCCGTCCGCTCGCTGCGCCGGCTGATCGAGGCCCTGGACGCCGCTGACCCCTCCGGCGGCTCGGCCGCCGCGCTGCTGGCCCGGCTGCGCGGCTCGGCGCTGCTGCGCTCCCGGCTGCTCGGCGTGCTCGGCGCCAGCTCCGGCCTGGCCGACCACCTGGCCGCCCACCCCGGCGACTGGACCGTCCTCGACGGCGACGGTGACGGCGACGGCCGCGGCCCCACCCGGCCCACGCCGCAGGCGCTGGAGCGGCAGATGCTCGTCGCCGTCGGCGCCGACCCCGACGACCCGCCCTGGGGCGTGCGGCTGGGCAGGGGCGCGCCGGACGCCGACCCGCAGCGGGCCGCCGACCTGCGGCTGGCCTACCGGCGGGCCATCCTCTCCGTCGCCGGGCGCGACCTCGGGGAGGGCCTGGCCGCCGAGGACGTCGCCGCCGAGCTCGCCGACATCGCCGCGGCCGTGCTGACCGCCGGGCTGGCCGTCGCCGTGGCCGAGCAGCCCGCCGACGCCGCCGCCTGCCGGCTGGCGGTCATCGCGCTGGGCAAGACCGGTGGCCGGGAGCTCAACTACGTCAGCGACGTCGACGTCGTCTTCGTGGCCGAGCCGGTCGACCCCTCGGAGGCCGACACCGCGCCCGCGCTGAGGAGCGCCACCCGGGTCGCCGCCGCGCTGATGCGCATCTGCCACGAGGCGGCCTGGGAGGTCGACGCCGCGCTGCGGCCCGAGGGCAAGGCCGGAGCGCTGGTGCGCACGCTGGCCAACCACGCGGCCTACTACCGCAGCTGGGCCAGCACCTGGGAGTTCCAGGCGCTGCTGAAGATGCGCCCGGTCGCCGGCGACCCGGACCTCGGCCGGCAATACGTCGAGGAGCTCTTCCCGCTGGTGTGGCAGGCCGGCGAGCGCCCCGGCTTCGTCGGCGAGGTGCAGGCGATGCGCCGGCGAGTGCTGGACAACATCCCCCCCGCCCAGGCCGAGCGCGAGCTCAAGCTGGGCCGCGGCGGGCTGCGCGACGTCGAGTTCGCCGTCCAGCTGCTGCAGCTGGTGCACGGGCGGGTCGACGTGCGGCTCCGGGTGGGCGGCACGCTGCCGGCGCTGCACGCCCTGCGCGCCGGCGGCTACGTGGGCCGCGACGACGCCGACACGCTGATCGCCTCCTACCGCTTCCTGCGGACCGTGGAGCACCGGCTGCAGCTGCTCCGGCTGCGGCGCACCCACCTGCTGCCCACCGACGAGCAGCAGCTGCGCTGGCTGGCCCGGTCGCTGGGCTACAAGCCCGACCACCGCGGGGACGCCGTCGCCGTCCTCGACGCCGAGCTGTCGTTGCACACCCGCGAGGTGCGCCGGCTGCACGAGAAGCTGTTCTACCGGCCGCTGCTGTCGGCCGTGGCGAAGGTGCCGCCGGAGGCCGCGCAGCTGGGGTCGAAGGCGGCCGGCGACTGGCTGCGGGCGCTCGGCTTCGCCGACCCCGACGGCGCGCTGCGGCACATGGCCGCGCTCACCGGCGGGGTGTCGCGGTCGGCGTCGATGCAGAAGTACCTGCTGCCGGTCGTGCTGCAGACCCTCGCCGACTGCGCCGACCCCGATGCCGGGCTGCTGGCCTACCGCAAGGTCAGCGAGGCCCTCGGCGGCAACCAGTGGTACCTGCGGCTGCTGCGCGACGAGGGGCAGGTCGCCGAGCGGCTGGCCGCGCTGCTGGGCTCCAGTCAGTACGTCGCCGCGCTGCTGACCCGCACCCCCGAGGCGCTGCGGATCCTCGCCGACGACGACGAGCTGCGCCCGCGCACCGCGGCGGCCCTCGCCGCGGCGTGGCGGCAGGCGGCCGGGCGGGCCGCGGACCCCGGAGCCGGCATCCGGGTGCTGCGCGGGCTGCGCCGGCACGAGCTGCTGCGGGTCGCCGCCGCGGACCTGCTCGGCATGCTCGACGTCGGGCAGGTCGGCCGCGGGCTGACCGACATCGCCGTCGCCATGCTGCAGGTCGGCCTGGACGTCGCGGTTCGGGCGCACGCCGCCGAGACCGGCACCGCGCCCGGCGACCTCCCGACCGACCTCGCCGTCATCGGCATGGGCCGGCTCGGCGGCGGGGAGATGGCCTACGGCTCGGACGCCGACGTGCTGTTCGTGCACCGGCCCCGGCCGGGCGCGGAGGACGGGCAGGCGACCGCGGCGGCCAACGCGGTCGCGCACACGCTGCGCCGGCTGCTCGGCGAGCCGGCACCGGATCCGGCCTTCGAGCTCGACGCCGACCTGCGGCCCGAGGGCCGGCAGGGGGCGCTGGTGCGCAGCCTGGACTCCTACCGCGAGTACTACGACCGCTGGATGTCGGTGTGGGAGGTGCAGGCCCTGCTGCGCGCCGTCCCCGTGGCCGGCGACGAGGCCCTGGGCGCGGCGTTCGTCGAGCTCGTCGACCCGATCCGCTACCCGGCCGGGGGCGTCTCGGCCGACCAGGTCGCCGAGATCCGCCGGATCAAGGCCCGGGTCGAGCGGGAGCGGCTGCCGCGGGGTGCGGACCCGACCACGCACACCAAGCTGGGCCGCGGCGGGCTGGCCGACGTCGAGTGGACCGCCCAGCTGCTGCAGCTGGAGCACGCCGGCGAGCACCCGGAGCTGCGGGTCACCTCGACGGTGGCCGCGCTGACCGCGCTGCGGGAGGCCGGCCTGCTCGACGACGACCAGGCGGAGGCGCTGCAGCGGGCGTGGGAGCTGGCCAGCAGGGCCCGCAACGCGGTGTTCCTGGTCCGCGGGCGGCCCAGCGACCAGCTGCCCCGGCCCGGTGCCGAGCTGGCCGGGGTCGCGCGGGCGAGCGGGTACGGCCCGGACGCCGACCCGGGGCAGTTCCTCGACGACTACCGGCGGGCCACCCGGCACGCGCGCGGCGTCGTCGAGCAGGTCTTCTACGGACAGCCCGGCAGCTGA
- a CDS encoding type 1 glutamine amidotransferase, with protein sequence MARLLVVVPSETDPPARLGEWLRAAGLELDERRLGTGDELPATLEGSDGLLVLGGPQSAMDDEQTSPELVGVRRLLTEALRDDVPTLAVCLGAQLLAEVGGGRVRKGVDGPEVGATLVAKRDAADSDPLFRPLPMTPDVIQFHHDEIAELPRGATLLASNPAYAHQAFRVGEHVYGLQFHIETTPEIVAEWAEQDVVGVAASPFDRETICARAAAVHPDLEEVWAPFAGRFADLVRSRARARAGAA encoded by the coding sequence GTGGCCCGCCTGCTCGTCGTCGTCCCCTCCGAGACCGATCCGCCGGCCCGGCTGGGGGAGTGGCTCCGCGCGGCCGGGCTGGAGCTCGACGAGCGCCGCCTCGGCACCGGCGACGAGCTCCCGGCGACCCTCGAGGGCTCCGACGGGCTGCTCGTCCTCGGCGGCCCGCAGTCGGCGATGGACGACGAGCAGACCAGCCCGGAGCTCGTCGGGGTCCGCCGCCTGCTGACCGAGGCCCTGCGGGACGACGTCCCCACGCTGGCGGTCTGCCTGGGCGCCCAGCTGCTCGCCGAGGTCGGGGGCGGCCGCGTGCGGAAGGGCGTCGACGGGCCCGAGGTCGGCGCCACCCTGGTGGCCAAGCGGGACGCCGCCGACTCCGACCCCCTCTTCCGCCCGCTCCCGATGACCCCCGACGTGATCCAGTTCCACCACGACGAGATCGCCGAGCTGCCACGCGGGGCCACCCTGCTGGCGAGCAACCCCGCCTACGCGCACCAGGCGTTCCGGGTGGGGGAGCACGTCTACGGCCTGCAGTTCCACATCGAGACGACGCCGGAGATCGTCGCGGAGTGGGCCGAGCAGGACGTCGTCGGCGTGGCCGCCAGCCCGTTCGACCGGGAGACGATCTGCGCCCGCGCGGCCGCGGTGCACCCGGACCTCGAGGAGGTGTGGGCGCCGTTCGCCGGCCGCTTCGCCGACCTGGTGCGCAGCCGCGCCCGGGCCCGGGCGGGTGCGGCGTGA